The proteins below are encoded in one region of Rhodoluna lacicola:
- a CDS encoding exodeoxyribonuclease VII small subunit: MTDKTNSDVAKLSYEAARDELVKVVAELEQGSVTLEESLALWERGEALAAQCENWLTGARKRLDEAVAKKKAKS, encoded by the coding sequence ATGACTGACAAGACCAACTCTGACGTAGCCAAATTGAGCTATGAAGCCGCTCGGGATGAGCTGGTCAAGGTTGTCGCCGAGTTAGAGCAAGGCTCTGTAACTCTTGAGGAATCTTTGGCACTTTGGGAGCGAGGCGAGGCCCTTGCTGCGCAGTGTGAAAACTGGTTGACCGGTGCTCGCAAGCGTCTAGACGAAGCAGTTGCCAAAAAGAAGGCCAAGTCGTGA
- a CDS encoding DUF4245 family protein, protein MSAINSGQDSQRPDPEDSAAKHRANQTVVNLILSLIACLGIVVVTVLAVPRDDSNRIKPVDYVAAAAAAEASSKLDVATPALPEGWWANQAKWNETAADGVKVWKVGFVGPDNQYIGVTQGFAVNPTWVALQTVNFETNTESTAKNTTWTKWKPGQNTDADPHLWTLEKDGNFIAMRSTATEAELDEFAKLLEQEIDK, encoded by the coding sequence GTGAGCGCCATCAACAGCGGTCAAGATTCGCAACGGCCAGATCCTGAAGACAGTGCCGCAAAACACCGTGCCAATCAAACGGTTGTAAACCTAATCCTCTCTTTGATTGCCTGCCTGGGAATTGTGGTGGTCACAGTTCTAGCTGTGCCTCGCGATGACAGTAACCGGATCAAGCCGGTGGACTATGTTGCCGCCGCGGCTGCAGCCGAAGCCTCCAGCAAACTCGATGTGGCAACCCCGGCACTTCCCGAAGGATGGTGGGCCAACCAAGCCAAGTGGAACGAAACTGCCGCCGATGGGGTCAAGGTCTGGAAGGTTGGTTTCGTAGGTCCTGATAATCAGTACATCGGGGTAACTCAGGGATTTGCCGTTAATCCAACTTGGGTTGCCTTGCAAACTGTGAACTTTGAGACGAACACAGAGTCAACTGCAAAAAACACCACCTGGACCAAGTGGAAACCGGGCCAAAACACCGATGCTGACCCGCATCTTTGGACACTTGAAAAAGATGGCAACTTTATCGCGATGAGATCAACCGCGACCGAAGCTGAATTGGATGAATTCGCAAAACT